The following nucleotide sequence is from Meleagris gallopavo isolate NT-WF06-2002-E0010 breed Aviagen turkey brand Nicholas breeding stock unplaced genomic scaffold, Turkey_5.1 ChrUn_random_7180001851324, whole genome shotgun sequence.
CTGAAGACGGGGCTGATTGGGAACCGCTCCGTGCTGCGCCTGGGCTTGGCTTCCACCAAACTCACCTGCGAAGGTGGGGGGGCACggagccccacagagcccctcGGGGAAGGGGGGAGTCTGGGGAGGGGGGACCCCCACGGAGGGATCCCACAAAAAACGCCGTCGTTGGGATCCAGGGCCGTCACTGCGGAGCCCGGACCCCGGGGGGGGCGGCTGTGGGATCCTCTTGGGGACCCTGCGGAAGCGATGTCCTCGAGGTCCAAAGGGTGACCCCGATGTCACTACGGCCATCTCATCCTATAGGATGGGGGTCCCGGGACCGTCACCTCTCAGGGACC
It contains:
- the LOC104915788 gene encoding protein phosphatase 1 regulatory subunit 37-like, whose amino-acid sequence is MSPGLAYLCEGLREQRRGLVTLVLWNNQVTQAGTAYLGVTLPHAQSLETLNLGHNPIGNEGVRNLKTGLIGNRSVLRLGLASTKLTCEGGGARSPTEPLGEGGSLGRGDPHGGIPQKTPSLGSRAVTAEPGPRGGRLWDPLGDPAEAMSSRSKG